One region of Catenuloplanes indicus genomic DNA includes:
- a CDS encoding GntR family transcriptional regulator has protein sequence MEPTYRRIAAVYRDKIASGELAPGVRLPTEHEIAEEFGVVRQTVRSGLGVLVAEGLIVARRPHGYFVREWERMLYRPQEKSRPMPSRSTMDRFSQQISDEGRVPSMHIEVALVQAAPDLAERLRVDVGTAVVIRRRVRFINGEPVNINDSHFPLDLVKDSEIMSPAYIPRGTDEVLAGLGHRQERAVDEIFVRMPTPDEIRRLGLGPGTPVALHYDTGYTADDRPVQCTVNVLPGDRHRIVFERRWRADEPLS, from the coding sequence ATGGAGCCGACCTATCGGCGGATCGCCGCCGTCTATCGGGACAAGATCGCGTCCGGTGAGCTGGCGCCCGGCGTGCGGCTGCCCACCGAGCACGAGATCGCCGAGGAGTTCGGCGTGGTACGGCAGACCGTGCGCAGCGGGCTCGGCGTGCTCGTCGCCGAGGGGCTGATCGTGGCACGCCGGCCGCACGGATACTTCGTGCGCGAGTGGGAGCGGATGCTCTACCGCCCGCAGGAGAAGTCCCGGCCGATGCCGTCCCGGTCCACGATGGACCGGTTCTCGCAGCAGATCAGCGACGAGGGCCGGGTGCCGAGCATGCACATCGAGGTCGCGCTGGTGCAGGCCGCACCGGACCTGGCGGAGCGGCTACGGGTCGACGTGGGCACCGCCGTCGTGATCCGGCGGCGGGTGCGGTTCATCAACGGCGAGCCGGTCAACATCAACGACTCGCACTTCCCGCTGGACCTGGTCAAGGACTCGGAGATCATGTCACCGGCCTACATCCCGCGCGGCACCGACGAGGTACTGGCCGGCCTGGGCCACCGGCAGGAGCGCGCGGTCGACGAGATCTTCGTCCGTATGCCCACGCCGGACGAGATCCGCCGACTCGGGCTGGGGCCGGGCACGCCGGTCGCACTGCACTACGACACCGGTTACACCGCGGACGACCGCCCGGTGCAGTGCACGGTCAACGTGCTGCCCGGCGACCGCCACCGCATCGTCTTCGAGCGGCGGTGGCGGGCTGACGAGCCGCTCAGCTGA
- a CDS encoding class I SAM-dependent methyltransferase: MSEQSDKRPRVSWGADPVLGTPGEVTAALQRTVTALLRAPAGAPLRALEAGAGKRIRLDVPEDAYIVGVDTDDTAMHLNPRLHERVVGDLHDYAAPPDSFDLITCWYVLEHVERPEELIARFARMIAPGGLVVLAVPHLWSPKSLFTKLTPHAFHVWFRRRVLGFPNAGKPGYGPYPTTLRRTIAPAAIAALVARHGLAPVFEGYFEDEKQARFRRRLRITGRRWALVRGLVRALSLGLLDAARSEYVVVLRRDPARPRAGGDVRHRREAMTGPSGQ, translated from the coding sequence ATGTCGGAACAATCGGACAAGAGGCCACGGGTCAGCTGGGGTGCCGATCCCGTCCTCGGCACCCCCGGTGAGGTCACGGCCGCGCTCCAGCGCACGGTGACCGCGCTGCTCCGGGCGCCGGCCGGGGCACCGCTGCGCGCGCTGGAGGCCGGTGCCGGCAAGCGCATCCGCCTGGACGTGCCGGAGGACGCGTACATCGTCGGCGTGGACACCGACGACACCGCGATGCACCTGAACCCGCGGCTGCACGAGCGCGTGGTCGGCGACCTGCACGACTACGCGGCGCCGCCGGACTCGTTCGACCTGATCACCTGCTGGTACGTGCTGGAGCACGTCGAACGGCCCGAGGAGCTGATCGCCCGGTTCGCCCGGATGATCGCGCCGGGTGGCCTGGTGGTGCTCGCGGTGCCGCACCTGTGGAGCCCGAAGTCGCTGTTCACCAAGCTCACGCCGCACGCGTTCCACGTCTGGTTCCGCCGCCGGGTGCTCGGCTTCCCGAACGCGGGCAAGCCCGGCTACGGCCCGTACCCGACCACGCTGCGCCGCACCATCGCACCGGCCGCGATCGCGGCGCTGGTCGCCCGGCACGGTCTGGCACCGGTCTTCGAGGGCTACTTCGAGGACGAGAAGCAGGCCCGGTTCCGCCGGCGGCTGCGCATCACCGGCCGGCGCTGGGCGCTGGTCCGCGGCCTGGTCCGCGCGCTCAGCCTGGGCCTGCTCGACGCGGCCCGCAGCGAGTACGTGGTGGTCCTGCGCCGCGACCCGGCCCGGCCGCGCGCTGGCGGCGACGTCCGGCACCGTCGCGAAGCCATGACGGGGCCGTCCGGTCAGTAA
- a CDS encoding diguanylate cyclase, whose translation MVLVDEVLYESDRTLVTRRVTAGVVVKRLRGPGAEARARHERAMLTRAAGVPGVPALAESGDDDTLVLVDPGGGRTLGAALADGPLPVTDALRLATGLAGTLAGLHRRGLLHRDITPANVLLGPDGTTTLIDFGLATAQVEGPDAGRLIGTLAYVAPEQTGRTGRGVDQRADLYGLGATLYAALTGQAPFPEDDPLRLVHAILVAVPEEPAVRNENVPIVLSAIVMRLLEKEPDHRYQSAEGLAHDLDRVAARRLTGFTLGERDFPARLVAPPRPVGRAAELAALRTAVTTGVPLVTIGGPPGIGRSSLLAEIRPLAEDAGARFVSGRCDSRLAGGDGDGLREAFRALGGLLLTEPETVLAATRDRLREGTGENAPLITTLVPEFGLILGLDPGPEPGAVDPAQVENRLVQTTAAVLRAVASPAYPLVLALDDVDLAPQIAARSIEAVVAADPVPGVTLVVTHRAVGPVFAEAGGDALRLRLGGLTPDAVTRLITEVLRAPVADPAGLAAAVHERTGGHPAETLALLNELRATGTLRIGTDGWTWDADALRRHLGEGDAGERLATRIRALPEPAQELLTATVCLGGDAAPELLGAVSGRPAGAVLDALAPALDDGLAAFAGESVRIPHERVRDALRHGAVVARTGIARRLAASPAYRPAAAALLLDAEPLTGADDRALAGPLFAEAAAALRILDPERTERFLSAALRVDGGTDRNALLMLHVERHAALCRLGRSTEADEEYRYIETNCPDPIGRVPSACVQIGSLNGRVRFADALDLGSDLLGRIGVPVVREPGELRALADTGMARLAEWAAALPETGDPRPENRDRAHQARARLISALLPNALVAGPMVMAWLQTTAHRLWTADGPAAWLAGPVAASGFGLIAARGDYHSGYRIARHLLAEAERRGWERSAAELRFILVSWTGHWHERLEDVLPVARAAFTGLTRAGATTQAGLACSGLAAYVLDSGSLEALEEQVTGALRYARRTGHAQAGLIQTAYRQFVRAMQGRTRTPGGFTDDGFDEVAHLATVAGNPPAAHTAYALRGLAALIAGDDEAARAAVAEAAARIDRNPGFYLVTTTTVLCVLTGVDLDRAAGWLAARAESAPGNFSHLASLAEAERARRDGDRWTATVAYDRALREVSRRRRPWHYAVIAERASAFQLAEGNEYAGNGLLRLARDGYAAWGATAKVRALEAAHQWLRGRPAESSRSVSSTGGLDNSDLDLLGVLDAARTLSSETRVDALRERVDEVLRALTGATDVLLVASGTDAGPRSVIRYVQRTHAAVVSEDAVRDDRFARDEYFAGVSQCALLALPVVTRGENRAVLILENRSSRNAFTADRLDAVRLVTGQLAVSLENAQLYASLEAKIADRTRELEEANARLEQLAVTDPLTGLTNRRRLDALLTAEWRRAARPRHPLSVAMIDIDHFKGYNDHYGHQGGDRCLATVAATVAAHVRSTDHVARYGGEEFCIILPETPLADALVVAERVRSAVEALHEPHALAPNGIVTVSIGVAAALPRPDGDVDTLVKAADECLYTAKRAGRNRVSTD comes from the coding sequence ATGGTCCTGGTCGACGAGGTGCTCTACGAGAGTGACCGCACCCTCGTGACGCGCCGGGTCACCGCCGGGGTCGTGGTCAAGCGACTGCGCGGGCCCGGCGCGGAGGCGCGAGCCCGGCACGAGCGCGCGATGCTGACCCGGGCGGCCGGCGTACCGGGCGTGCCGGCGCTGGCCGAGAGCGGCGACGACGACACACTGGTGCTGGTGGACCCGGGCGGCGGCCGGACGCTCGGCGCCGCGCTCGCGGACGGCCCGCTGCCGGTGACGGACGCGCTCCGGCTCGCCACCGGGCTGGCCGGGACGCTGGCCGGACTGCATCGGCGCGGGCTGCTGCACCGCGACATCACACCGGCGAACGTGTTGCTCGGCCCGGACGGCACCACCACGCTGATCGACTTCGGACTGGCCACCGCGCAGGTGGAAGGGCCGGACGCGGGCCGGCTGATCGGCACGCTCGCCTACGTGGCGCCGGAGCAGACCGGGCGCACCGGGCGGGGTGTGGATCAGCGGGCCGACCTGTACGGGCTGGGCGCCACGCTGTATGCCGCGCTGACCGGCCAGGCCCCGTTCCCGGAGGACGACCCGCTGCGGCTGGTGCACGCCATCCTGGTCGCGGTGCCGGAGGAACCGGCCGTACGGAACGAGAACGTGCCGATCGTGCTCTCCGCGATCGTGATGCGCCTGCTGGAGAAGGAGCCGGACCATCGCTACCAGAGCGCGGAAGGGCTGGCGCACGACCTGGACCGGGTCGCGGCCCGCCGGCTCACCGGCTTCACGCTCGGCGAGCGAGACTTCCCGGCGCGACTGGTCGCACCGCCGCGCCCGGTCGGCCGGGCCGCGGAGCTGGCGGCGCTGCGCACGGCCGTGACCACGGGCGTGCCGCTGGTGACGATCGGCGGCCCGCCCGGGATCGGCCGGAGCAGCCTGCTCGCCGAGATCCGGCCGCTGGCCGAGGACGCGGGTGCGCGGTTCGTCAGCGGGCGATGCGATTCGCGGCTGGCCGGCGGCGACGGCGACGGGCTGCGCGAGGCGTTCCGCGCGCTCGGCGGGCTGCTGCTGACCGAGCCGGAGACGGTGCTGGCCGCGACGCGGGACCGGCTGCGGGAGGGAACGGGCGAGAACGCGCCGCTGATCACGACGCTGGTGCCGGAGTTCGGGCTGATCCTGGGCCTCGATCCGGGGCCGGAGCCGGGGGCGGTCGATCCCGCGCAGGTGGAGAACCGGCTGGTGCAGACGACGGCCGCGGTGCTACGGGCGGTGGCCTCCCCCGCGTACCCGCTGGTGCTCGCGCTCGACGACGTCGATCTGGCGCCGCAGATCGCGGCCCGCTCGATCGAGGCGGTGGTGGCCGCGGATCCGGTCCCGGGCGTGACGCTGGTGGTCACGCACCGCGCCGTGGGCCCGGTGTTCGCCGAGGCCGGCGGCGACGCGCTCCGGCTGCGGCTCGGCGGGCTGACGCCGGACGCGGTCACCCGGTTGATCACGGAGGTCCTGCGCGCGCCGGTGGCTGACCCGGCCGGTCTCGCCGCCGCCGTGCACGAACGCACCGGCGGGCACCCCGCGGAGACACTGGCGCTGCTCAACGAGCTGCGGGCGACCGGGACGCTGCGGATCGGCACGGACGGCTGGACCTGGGACGCGGACGCGCTGCGCCGGCACCTCGGCGAGGGCGACGCGGGGGAACGGTTGGCGACCCGGATCCGCGCGCTGCCCGAACCGGCTCAGGAGTTGCTGACCGCGACTGTCTGCCTGGGTGGCGACGCCGCACCGGAGCTGCTCGGCGCCGTGAGCGGGCGGCCGGCCGGCGCGGTGCTGGACGCGCTGGCACCCGCGCTGGACGACGGGCTGGCCGCGTTCGCCGGCGAGTCCGTGCGGATCCCGCACGAACGGGTGCGGGACGCGCTGCGCCACGGCGCGGTCGTGGCCCGAACCGGGATCGCGCGGCGGCTGGCGGCCAGCCCCGCGTACCGGCCGGCGGCAGCCGCGCTGCTGCTCGATGCGGAGCCGCTGACCGGCGCGGACGACCGCGCGCTGGCCGGGCCGCTGTTCGCGGAGGCGGCGGCCGCGCTGCGGATTCTCGACCCGGAACGCACCGAGCGGTTCCTGTCCGCGGCGCTGCGCGTGGACGGCGGCACCGACCGGAACGCGCTGCTGATGCTGCACGTCGAGCGGCACGCCGCGCTCTGCCGGCTGGGACGGTCGACCGAGGCCGACGAGGAGTACCGGTACATCGAGACCAACTGCCCGGACCCGATCGGCCGGGTGCCCAGCGCATGCGTGCAGATCGGCTCACTGAACGGCCGCGTCCGGTTCGCGGACGCGCTGGACCTGGGCAGCGACCTGCTCGGCCGGATCGGGGTGCCGGTCGTGCGCGAGCCCGGGGAGCTGCGCGCGCTGGCCGACACCGGTATGGCGCGGCTGGCCGAGTGGGCGGCGGCACTGCCGGAGACCGGCGACCCCCGCCCGGAGAACCGGGATCGCGCGCATCAGGCCCGGGCCCGGCTGATCAGCGCGCTGCTGCCGAACGCGCTGGTGGCCGGCCCGATGGTGATGGCATGGCTGCAGACGACCGCGCACCGGCTGTGGACCGCCGACGGCCCCGCGGCGTGGCTGGCCGGGCCGGTCGCGGCGAGCGGGTTCGGGCTGATCGCGGCGCGCGGCGACTACCACAGCGGCTACCGCATCGCCCGGCACCTGCTGGCCGAGGCGGAGCGGCGCGGATGGGAGCGGTCCGCGGCGGAACTGCGGTTCATCCTGGTCTCGTGGACCGGGCACTGGCACGAACGGCTGGAGGACGTGCTGCCGGTCGCGCGGGCCGCGTTCACCGGGCTGACCCGCGCGGGTGCGACCACCCAGGCCGGGCTGGCGTGCAGCGGGCTGGCCGCCTACGTGCTCGACTCGGGCTCGCTGGAAGCACTGGAGGAGCAGGTCACCGGCGCGCTGCGGTATGCGCGGCGCACCGGGCACGCGCAGGCCGGGCTGATCCAGACCGCCTACCGGCAGTTCGTACGGGCGATGCAGGGCCGGACCCGCACGCCGGGCGGGTTCACCGACGACGGGTTCGACGAGGTCGCGCACCTGGCCACGGTGGCCGGTAACCCGCCGGCCGCACACACCGCGTACGCGCTGCGCGGGCTCGCCGCGCTGATCGCCGGCGACGACGAGGCGGCCCGGGCCGCGGTCGCGGAGGCCGCGGCACGGATCGACCGGAACCCCGGCTTCTACCTGGTCACCACGACCACCGTGCTGTGCGTACTGACCGGCGTGGACCTCGACCGGGCCGCCGGGTGGCTGGCGGCGCGCGCGGAGAGTGCACCCGGCAACTTCTCCCACCTGGCCTCGCTGGCCGAGGCGGAGCGCGCCCGCCGGGACGGCGACCGGTGGACCGCCACCGTGGCCTACGACCGGGCGCTGCGCGAGGTGAGCCGCCGGCGGCGCCCCTGGCACTACGCGGTCATCGCGGAGCGGGCGAGCGCGTTCCAGCTGGCCGAGGGCAACGAATACGCCGGGAACGGGCTGCTGCGGCTGGCCCGGGACGGGTACGCGGCGTGGGGCGCGACCGCGAAGGTCCGCGCGCTGGAGGCCGCGCACCAGTGGCTGCGCGGCCGGCCGGCCGAGTCGAGCCGGTCGGTGAGCAGCACCGGTGGACTGGACAACTCCGACCTCGACCTGCTCGGCGTGCTGGACGCGGCCCGCACGCTCAGCTCGGAGACCCGCGTCGACGCGCTGCGCGAACGCGTCGACGAGGTGCTGCGCGCGCTGACCGGCGCGACCGACGTGCTGCTGGTCGCCTCCGGCACGGACGCCGGCCCGCGTTCGGTGATCCGGTACGTGCAGCGCACGCACGCGGCCGTGGTGAGCGAGGACGCGGTGCGCGACGATCGGTTCGCGCGCGACGAGTACTTCGCGGGCGTGTCCCAGTGCGCGCTGCTGGCGCTGCCGGTGGTGACGCGCGGCGAGAACCGCGCGGTGCTGATCCTGGAGAACCGCAGCAGCCGCAACGCGTTCACCGCGGACCGGCTGGACGCGGTCCGGCTGGTCACCGGCCAGCTCGCCGTGTCGCTGGAGAACGCACAGCTGTACGCGTCGCTGGAGGCGAAGATCGCGGACCGGACGCGCGAGCTGGAGGAGGCGAACGCGCGGCTGGAGCAGCTCGCGGTGACCGACCCGCTGACCGGGCTGACCAACCGCCGCCGGCTGGACGCGCTGCTGACGGCCGAGTGGCGGCGGGCGGCGCGGCCGCGGCACCCGCTCTCGGTCGCGATGATCGACATCGATCACTTCAAGGGGTACAACGACCACTACGGCCACCAGGGCGGCGACCGCTGCCTGGCCACGGTTGCCGCGACCGTGGCCGCACACGTGCGCTCCACCGACCACGTGGCCCGCTACGGCGGCGAGGAGTTCTGCATCATCCTGCCGGAGACACCGCTCGCCGACGCACTGGTCGTGGCGGAACGGGTACGGTCCGCGGTGGAGGCACTCCACGAGCCGCATGCACTCGCACCGAACGGCATCGTCACGGTCAGCATCGGCGTGGCGGCCGCGCTCCCCCGCCCGGACGGCGACGTGGACACGCTGGTGAAGGCCGCGGACGAATGTCTCTACACCGCCAAACGCGCGGGCCGGAACAGGGTCTCCACGGACTGA
- a CDS encoding nucleoside deaminase — protein MTDRRFLDQAVAAAVANVGTGGGPFGALVVRGGEVVATGVNQVTITLDPTAHAEVVAIRAACRALGTFKLDGCVLVSSCEPCPLCLAAALWARVDRVVYAADRHDAADAGFDDRAFYDLFARPRAEWQVPVVQADATDRVAPFTAWANRADRVDY, from the coding sequence ATGACGGACCGGCGGTTCCTGGACCAGGCGGTGGCGGCCGCGGTGGCGAACGTCGGCACCGGCGGCGGCCCGTTCGGCGCGCTGGTGGTGCGCGGCGGCGAGGTGGTCGCGACCGGCGTCAACCAGGTCACCATCACGCTCGACCCGACCGCGCACGCGGAGGTGGTGGCGATCCGGGCCGCCTGCCGCGCGCTCGGCACGTTCAAGCTGGACGGGTGCGTGCTGGTCAGCTCGTGCGAGCCGTGCCCGCTGTGCCTGGCCGCCGCGCTGTGGGCCCGGGTGGACCGGGTGGTCTACGCGGCGGACCGGCACGACGCGGCGGACGCGGGCTTCGACGACCGCGCGTTCTACGACCTGTTCGCCCGGCCGCGCGCGGAGTGGCAGGTGCCGGTGGTCCAGGCGGACGCGACCGACCGGGTGGCGCCGTTCACCGCGTGGGCGAACCGGGCGGACCGGGTGGATTACTGA
- a CDS encoding serine/threonine protein kinase, producing MSDTPQREIAGRYRLLRPLGQGAMGRVWLARDEMLQRDVALKEIVPPAGLTGDEVQELRERALREARAIAKVSQSNVVRIFDVLRTGEEPWIVMEYVNSTSLQKEIATNGPITPARAAEIGLRVLGALRAAHAVGVLHRDIKPANVLLGADGRVVLTDFGLATATDDPGMTRTGVVMGSPAYLAPERATGGQVGAAADLWSLGASLYAAVEGRAPYTRPSSIATLAALATELPPMPQNAGPLLPALEGLLRRDPARRVDAFEAERLLRHALSGAPAHAGSGMPSGTWANPDAAASGGNSAAHQQAVPVGTLSQARHRHVVGGPTTVLPSATTRPDGGPTVEIPPAPSVPLPGFGGPPARSRGENGSLYLLIGALVVVLILAIVLGMRVFYPSNSGGNIRNEPDFTLPTLATSTSRTPTAAPTPTPSRTRSAPPSPTPPAPTSAAPQVITPVAADRSLVNVGSNRCFAVAGSNPAATEPIHIWDCDGTPGTKFTLPGTGALQVLGNCIQADSPTVGSQLHIAPCTGELSQTFGLSGGGDLISIQSGKCLDVTGGIFANGTPVQLYECNGTPAQKWLLS from the coding sequence GTGTCCGACACCCCGCAGCGCGAGATCGCCGGCCGCTATCGACTCCTCCGCCCCCTCGGCCAGGGCGCCATGGGCCGTGTCTGGCTGGCACGCGACGAGATGCTGCAACGCGACGTCGCGCTCAAGGAGATCGTGCCCCCGGCCGGGCTGACCGGCGACGAGGTGCAGGAGCTCCGGGAGCGCGCGCTGCGCGAGGCACGCGCGATCGCGAAGGTCAGCCAGAGCAACGTGGTCCGCATCTTCGACGTGCTCCGCACGGGCGAGGAGCCGTGGATCGTGATGGAGTACGTCAACTCCACCTCGCTGCAGAAGGAGATCGCGACGAACGGGCCGATCACGCCGGCCCGCGCGGCGGAGATCGGGCTCCGGGTTCTGGGCGCGCTGCGGGCCGCTCACGCGGTCGGCGTGCTGCACCGCGACATCAAGCCGGCCAACGTGCTGCTCGGCGCGGACGGCCGGGTGGTGCTCACCGACTTCGGCCTGGCCACCGCGACCGACGACCCGGGCATGACGCGCACCGGCGTGGTGATGGGCTCACCGGCGTACCTCGCACCGGAGCGGGCCACCGGCGGGCAGGTCGGCGCGGCCGCGGACCTGTGGTCGCTTGGTGCCTCGCTGTACGCGGCCGTGGAGGGCCGCGCGCCGTACACCCGGCCGTCCTCGATAGCCACGCTGGCGGCGCTCGCCACCGAGCTGCCGCCGATGCCACAGAACGCCGGCCCGCTGCTGCCGGCGCTGGAGGGCCTGCTGCGCCGCGACCCGGCACGCCGGGTGGACGCGTTCGAGGCCGAGCGCCTGCTCCGGCACGCGCTGTCCGGCGCTCCCGCGCACGCCGGTTCCGGCATGCCGTCCGGCACCTGGGCCAACCCGGACGCGGCCGCGTCCGGTGGGAACAGCGCCGCGCACCAGCAGGCCGTGCCGGTCGGCACGCTGTCGCAAGCCCGGCACCGGCACGTGGTCGGCGGTCCGACCACGGTGCTGCCGTCCGCGACCACCCGCCCGGACGGCGGACCGACCGTGGAGATCCCGCCCGCGCCGTCCGTGCCGCTGCCCGGCTTCGGCGGCCCGCCGGCGCGTTCCCGCGGCGAGAACGGCTCGCTCTACCTGCTGATCGGCGCGCTCGTGGTAGTGCTGATCCTCGCGATCGTGCTCGGCATGCGCGTGTTCTACCCGTCGAACAGCGGCGGCAACATCAGGAACGAGCCGGACTTCACGCTGCCCACCCTCGCCACGTCCACGTCGCGGACGCCCACCGCCGCGCCGACGCCCACGCCGTCCCGGACCCGGAGCGCGCCGCCGTCGCCGACCCCGCCCGCGCCCACGTCCGCCGCGCCGCAGGTGATCACGCCGGTCGCCGCGGACCGCTCGCTGGTCAACGTGGGCAGCAACCGGTGCTTCGCGGTCGCCGGCAGCAACCCGGCCGCCACCGAGCCGATCCACATCTGGGACTGCGACGGCACGCCGGGCACCAAGTTCACGCTGCCCGGCACCGGCGCGCTGCAGGTGCTCGGCAACTGCATACAGGCGGACAGCCCGACCGTCGGCAGCCAGCTGCACATCGCGCCGTGCACCGGCGAGCTGTCCCAGACGTTCGGCCTCAGCGGGGGCGGCGACCTGATCAGCATCCAGAGCGGCAAGTGCCTGGACGTGACCGGCGGCATCTTCGCCAACGGCACGCCGGTACAGCTCTACGAGTGCAACGGCACGCCGGCGCAGAAGTGGTTGCTCAGCTGA